The Candidatus Neomarinimicrobiota bacterium genome includes the window GCAGCGCATCCGGCGTCAGGATGGGGAACATGCGCACCATCAGGTAAACCCCGGCGGCCACCATCGTGGCAGCGTGGATAAGTGCCGAGACAGGAGTGGGACCCTCCATAGCATCCGGGAGCCAGATATGTAGCGGGAACTGGGCCGATTTACCCACCGCTCCCAGGAACACCATAATGCCAGCGACCGTCAGAAGGCTCGTCTGTCCTGCGAAGAGGTTCGCACCTTCTACATCCACCGCTTCGAAGAGCCCATGGAAGGTGAAGCTGCCGGTGGCCGACCAGAAAAGCATAATGCCGATGAACATCCCGATATCACCCACCCTGTTGGTGAAGAAGGCCTTGGTGCCAGCGGCGGCGGCCGAATCCTTTTCAAACCAGTGGCCGATAAGCAGGTAGGAGCTAAGCCCAACCAGCTCCCAGAATACATACATCACCACCAGACTATGGGCCAGAACGATGCCGTTCATGGAAAAGGTAAACAGGCCCAAGTAACCGAAATAGCGGGTGTAGCGTACGTCGCCCCGCATGTACTCGACGGAATAAAGGTGCACCAGGGAAGAAATGATGCCGACTATGACTAACATCACCACCGCTACGTTGTCCAGCTGGAGCCCGAGGGTGAGGCTGAAGGTTCCCAGCGAGAACCACTCTACTTCCGGGTAGTGGCGCATGGGCGTCCCCAGCACCACCGTAGCGAGCATGCTGAAGGCCAGAATCAAGGTGATAAAAACAGCTGCTACAGAAATCCAGACGCCATTAGGTCCCAGTCGCCGTCCGAAGAAAATCTGGAGCGCAAAGGAAGTAAGCGGTAGAAAGAGGATAACCAGAGCAAACTGTGTCCGCGGGTCCATGGTCAACCCTTCATCTCGTGGGCTTCATCCACGTTAACGGTATGGAAGGATTTATACAGGTTTATGATGATCGCCAAGGCCACGGCCGCTTCAGAAGCCGCCATAATAATCACAAACAGGGCGAAGACATGCCCCGGCAGCAGGTCTGAAAGTCCGCCGAAACGGTTGAAGGCAACCAGGTTAAGGTTTACCGAGTTGAGGATGAGCTCGATCCCCATGAGAATTGCTACTCCGTTGCGGCGGGTCATGACCCCGTAGAGACCGAAACTGAACAGAATGACACTGAGAAACAGATAGGATTGCAGGTTATGCATCTTCCCGCCTTGATAAGTAGGCAGCTCCCAGGAGGGCTAACAACAGCAGTATGCCGGCCACCTCAAAGTGCAGCAGGTACCTGGTCATGAGAGCTCTGCCGATAACGGCCACGGTGCCGGTGGTCTCAACCACCGCGCCTTGATGCCAGGGCGTCCGGAAGCTGAGGGCCGACAGCCCGATAAAAATGAGT containing:
- the nuoK gene encoding NADH-quinone oxidoreductase subunit NuoK; the protein is MHNLQSYLFLSVILFSFGLYGVMTRRNGVAILMGIELILNSVNLNLVAFNRFGGLSDLLPGHVFALFVIIMAASEAAVALAIIINLYKSFHTVNVDEAHEMKG